One part of the Coffea eugenioides isolate CCC68of chromosome 10, Ceug_1.0, whole genome shotgun sequence genome encodes these proteins:
- the LOC113749464 gene encoding membrane-anchored ubiquitin-fold protein 6, producing the protein MAVEDLVEIKFRLADGSDIGPSKFSPSTTVSSLKEKIIALWPKDKENGPKTTNDLKLINAGRILENNKTLAESRLPVAEVPGSVITMHVVVRPPLAEKNTDKLQDDNPKKGGCGCTIL; encoded by the exons ATGGCTGTGGAAGATTTGGTTGAGATCAAATTCAGGCTTGCTGATGGTAGTGACATTGGACCAAGCAAGTTCAGTCCTTCTACAACTGTGTCATCTCTAAAGGAAAAGATAATTGCTTTATGGCCCAAAG ACAAAGAAAATGGACCAAAGACCACTAATGATTTGAAGCTTATTAATGCTGGAAGGATACTGGAAAACAACAAAACACTTGCAGAATCTAGACTTCCAGTTGCTGAAGTCCCTGGCAGTGTCATCACCATGCATGTTGTTGTCCGTCCTCCTTTAGCTGAGAAAAACACTG ATAAACTGCAGGATGATAACCCAAAGAAAGGCGGGTGTGGATGCACAATTCTGTAA